ACGACGTGGCCCGCACGGTGTCGCGCTTCGCCGAGAAGCCGAGCGCGGCCACGGCCCTCGACCTGATGGCCAGCGGCGCCCTGTGGAACAGCGGGCTGTTCGCCTGGACCGCCGACGACCTGCTGACGGAGGTGGCGCGCCACACCCCGGAGATCGGACCCCACCTGCCCCGCCTCGCGGCCGGCGACGTGGCCGGCTTCTTTGCCGCGGTCACGTCGGTCTCGATCGATGTCGGGGTGCTGGAGCGGAGCGCCGCCGTGGCGGTGGTGCCGGGCCGCTTCACCTGGGACGACGTCGGCACCTGGGATGCCCTGGCCCGGGTCCGCCGGCGCGACGCGCGGGGCAACGTGACCCATGGGCCGGTGCAGCTCTTCGACTGCGACGACTGCGTGGTCTGGGCCACCGGTGACCCGATCGTGCTGAGCGGGCTCAAGGACCTGGTGGTGGTGCACGCCAACGGGCGCCTCCTGGTGCTGCCGCGCCACCAGGCGGCCGGCCTCAAGACCATCCTCGACCAGCTGCCCCCCGAGGTCCGCGACCTCCCGTGAACCTCTACCTCCTTGAACCGGCGCAGCCTGGGGCGGTCTGGGCCCCCTTCGGCGGCGTCCGCCCCCTGGCCGAGCTCCGGGCCGGCGTCTGGAAGGTGCGGGAACGGTGGGAGGCAGCGCTGGACCTCGATACCGCCGCCATCCTCGGCGACCACGTGGCGGGATTCCACGAACTCGACGAGCCCGCGGTGCGCGAGGCCGGCCCCGTGGACGGGCCCGCGCTGGTGGCCGCCGCCTGGTTCGCGCCCACCGGGGAACCGATCGTGCTGGCGCCGGACACCCGGCGCCTCACGCATGGTGGACAGACGGTGGCGTGGGTGGTGCCCGCGGGAGCGCGCTGGACCGGCCCCGGCGACGCGGGCCCCGCGCTCCCAATCGAGGGGCTGCTGCTGCGGGGCAGCTGGGACCTGGTCACCGCGCTCGAGCGTTTCCTCCCCGCCGACTGCCTCGGCTTTGCCGCCGGCGCGTCGGATCCGGTCCCGACGGCGAGCATCGTCCTCGGCGACCCCGCGCTGGTCTTCTGCCGCGGCGCCCGGGTGGAGCCCGGGGTGGTGTTCGACACCCGGGGCGGCGCAATCGTGCTGGAGGCCGGCGTGGAGGTGCGCCACGGCGCCCGGCTGGAGGGCCCGCTGTACGCCGGGGAGCGGTCCCGATTGCTGGGCGGACACCTGCGGGCCTCCGTCTTCGGGCCGCGCTCCAGCGTGAAGGGCGAGGTCAGCAACACCGTGTTCCTGGGCTACGCCAACAAGAGCCACGACGGCTTCGTGGGCCACAGCGTCCTGGGGCACTGGGTGAACCTGGGCGCGCTCACCACCACCTCGAACCTCAAGAACACCTACGGGACGGTCCAGCTGGTCTCGGGGGGCGCGCGGCTGGAGACCGGCCGCCAGTTCCTCGGGACCCTGTTCGGTGACCACGCCAAGACCGCGATCGGCACCATGCTCGGCACCGGGACCATCGTCGGGGCCGGCGCCAACGTCTTCGGCGACGCCCCGCCGCCCAAGGAGCTCCCCGCGATGGCGTGGGGCAGCGCCGGCTCCGACCGCATGACCGAGGAGGGGTTCCTCAAGGTGGCGGAGCGGGTGCTCCCCCGGCGTGAGGTGGACTGGACCCCGGAGCGGAAGGCCGCCCTCGAGCGGATGTACCGCCGCGTCACCGGTCGGTGACCACCCTCCACGTCCTCGGGTCGGGCTCCTCGGGCAACGCCCTGGCCATCCAGAGCCAGGACGAGATCCTCCTGATCGATGCCGGGTTCAGCGCCCGGGAGATGGAACGCCGCGCGGCGCTCGCCGGGCTCGACCTGCGCCGCGCCATCGGCCTGGTCCTGACCCACGAACACGGCGACCACACCACCGGCGCCGCCCGGCTCTGCCAGAAGCTCCGCATCCCGATCCTCACCGCCCCCGGCACCTGGGACCGGCTCCGTCCCCGGATGCCCACCGTTCCGTTCGTGCCGCTGGCGCTGCTTGGCGCCACCGAGCTGGGCGGGTTCACCATCACCGCATGCGCCACGAGCCACGATGCGGCGGAGCCGGTGGCGGTCTCGGTGCGCACCGCCCACGGGCACCGCGTGGCGGTGGCCTACGACCTGGGCCGCCCCACCACCGCCGTCCGCTACCTGCTGCGGGAGGCGCACGCCATCGTGCTCGAGGCCAACCACGATGAGGTGCTGCTGCGCACCAGCAGCTACCCCCCCGTGGTGCAGGAACGGATCGCCGGGTCGGGGGGGCACCTCTCCAACCGGGCGGCGGCGGAGCTGCTGGCCGACGTGGCGCACGCGGGCCTCGAGGCGGTGGTGCTGGCCCACCTGAGCGAGCGCTGCAACACCGCCGACCACGCCCGGGCCGAGGTGCTGCCGGCGCTCGCGGGCCATGCCACGGCGCTGCACGTGGCACGGCAGGATGGCCCGCTTGACGCGATCGTGATCTCCGCCCCGCCCCGCTTCCTGTAAGCAGCGCGGGGCGAGTCCCGGAAGGACCCGCCCCGCGCCGCGGCATGCTCCAGGCCCCGCTATGGAACGGTGTCAGGATCGGGAGGGACCGCCACCCCCTCGGGACGCGGGGTCGGCGCTCCCACCCGCGTGAGGGTCACCGGCTTGGCGAGGTCCCCACCGGACAACGTAAGGCGGGTCCGGTCCACCTTGAGCTTGTAGGTGACCCACTCGCCGCCGAGCGCGATCATGACGCTGTCCGCCTTGAGCCGCCAGCGCACCGTCTCCTTGCCCCAGCTGGCGCTCGAGTCCGCGCGCACGATCACCTCGCGCGGGGCATCCTGCCGGTTCTGGTCCTTGAGCTCGGCCTGCCAGGTCCCGACGATCGGGGCGTCTTTCTGCGCGGCCAGCGACGAGGCACCCGCGACGGCGCAGGCCAGCAGCAGGAACAGGTGTTTCCGCACGATGTCTCCTCCAGAGGACACTTCCGGGCCGATTGCCCGGCTCCGGACCCTTCAGGGCAGGAACCGCGCCAATCTAACCTGTGAGCCCGGTCACCTAAACCGGACGCCCCGGACCGTGGAGGTCCGGGGCGCCGGGACTGCAGGATCGGGGGGCGCCGGCACGGGGCCGGCGCCCGGTGCCGACTAGTACATCCCGCCCATGCCGCCGCCACCCGGAGCTGCCGGGGCCGGCTTCTCTTCCTTCCGCTCCACGACCACGCACTCGGTGGTGAGCAGCAGGCCGGCGATCGAGGCGGCGTTCTGCAGCGCCGTCCGGGTCACCTTGGTCGGGTCGATGACGCCCGCCTTCACCAGGTCCTCGTAGGTGTCGGTGGCGGCGTTGTACCCGAAGGTCTTGTCCTTGGACTCCCGCACCTTGGCCACGATGATGGAGCCTTCGGCGCCCGCGTTCTGGGCGATCATGCGGATGGGCTCCTCGAGGGCGCGGCGCACGATGTCCACGCCGATCTTCTCGTCCTCGGTGCCCTTGACCTTCTCCAGCACCGACTGGGCGCGCAGCAGGGCCACGCCGCCGCCGGGCACGATGCCTTCCTCGACCGCGGCGCGGGTCGCGTGCAGCGCGTCCTCGACCCGGGCCTTCTTCTCCTTCATCTCGGTCTCGGTCGCGGCGCCCACGTGGATCACCGCCACGCCACCGGAGAGCTTGGCCAGCCGCTCCTGCAGCTTCTCGCGGTCGTAGTCGCTGGTGCTCTTGTCGATGGCGACCTTGATCTCGGCGATGCGGCCCTGGATGTCGTCATCCTTGCCCTTGCCGTCGACCACGGTGGTGTTGTCCTTGTCCACCACGATCCGCTTGGCGCGGCCCAGGTCGGCGAGGACGGCGTTCTCGAGCTTGAAGCCGACTTCCTCGGAGATCACCTTGCCGCCGGTGAGCTTGGCGATGTCGACCAGCATCTCCTTGCGGCGGTCCCCGAAGCCCGGCGCCTTGACGGCGCAGACCTTGAGCGTGCCGCGGAGCTTGTTCACCACCAGGGTGGCGAGGGCCTCGCCCTCGACGTCCTCGGCGATGATCAGGAGGGGCTTGCCGGTCTGGGCGATCTTCTCGAGGACCGGGAGCAGCTCCTTCATGGCGCTGATCTTCTTGTCGTGGATCAGGATGTACCCGTCCTCGAGCACCGCCTCCATCTTCTCGGGATCGGTGACGAAGTACGGCGAGAGGTAGCCGCGGTCGAACTGCATGCCGTCCACGGTCTCCAGGGTGGTCTCGAGGCCCTTGGCCTCCTCGACCGTGATCACGCCGTCCTTGCCGACCTTTTCCATGGCGTCGGCGATCAGCTTGCCGATCTCATGGTCGTTGTTGGCGGAGATGGTGCCGACCTGGGCGATCTCCTTCTTGCCGGCCGACGGGGTCGAGATCCGCTTCAGCTCGTCGATGATCGCCTCGACCGCGCGGTCGATGCCCCGCTTGAGCTCCATCGGGTTGGCGCCGGCGGTGACGTTCTTGAGGCCCTCGCGATAGATCGCCTGGGCCAGCACGGTCGCGGTGGTGGTGCCGTCGCCGGCGAGGTCGGAGGTCTTGGTGGCCACCTCCTTCACCATCTGCGCGCCCATGTTTTCGATCGGGTCCGCGAGCTCGATCTCCTTGGCCACCGTGACGCCGTCCTTGGTGACGGTCGGGGAGCCGAACTTCTTGTCGATGACGACGTTCCGGCCCTTGGGGCCGAGCGTCACCTTCACCGCGTCGGCGAGGGCGTCCACGCCCTTCTTGAGGCGGGCACGGGCCTCGCTATTGAACAGCAGTTCCTTTGCAGCCATGGCAATGCTCTCCTGTCAGAAGCCCGACCGGCTCAGCCGATCTTGGCGAGGATGTCCGACGCCTTCACGATGACGACCTCTTCGCCGTCGACCGTGATATTGGTGCCGCTGTACTTCCCGTAGAGGACCTTGTCCCCGACCTTCACGTCCATCGGGACCCGGTCGCCCTTCTCGACCCGGCCCGGCCCGACCGCCACCACCTCACCCTGGGTCGGCTTTTCCTTCGCGGTGTCGGGGATGTACAGCCCGCCCCGCATCGATTCGCCTTCGTCATCCGGCCAGATCACCACACGATCCTCAAGGGGCTGGATCTTGAGCTTCGGCTTGGCCTTCGTGGTCGCCATCGGTCCTCCCACGTCGGTATGTAAACTGTTGAACAGCAATTAATTAGCAGTTCGCTAGCGAGACTGCCAGCGAATGGAAGCAAAGATAAGCCGCGACTAGCACTTGTCAACTCCGAGTGCCAGCTCGGCCGCCCATACCGGAACCTCCTCCAGGCGGCCTCACCGCATACCCGAAGCCCATGGCCGGGAACCGGACCGGCCATGACAGCGTTCCCAGGCAGTCCTAGATTGCCCGCATCCAATGCCCGGCACGCCAGGCC
The Gemmatimonadota bacterium DNA segment above includes these coding regions:
- a CDS encoding mannose-1-phosphate guanylyltransferase, encoding MRWAVILAGGSGSRFWPLSTPTTPKQLLPLAGELSTAEQAVLRLDGLIPRERILVVTGPALAPRMEAVLRLPPENILVEPRAASTGPALVWASFEARRRDPAAEVLSLHADWSIREDAAFRHTATQALDTAVRHHRLVTVGILPSRPDTGFGYIVSGPPLDDVARTVSRFAEKPSAATALDLMASGALWNSGLFAWTADDLLTEVARHTPEIGPHLPRLAAGDVAGFFAAVTSVSIDVGVLERSAAVAVVPGRFTWDDVGTWDALARVRRRDARGNVTHGPVQLFDCDDCVVWATGDPIVLSGLKDLVVVHANGRLLVLPRHQAAGLKTILDQLPPEVRDLP
- a CDS encoding MBL fold metallo-hydrolase — translated: MTTLHVLGSGSSGNALAIQSQDEILLIDAGFSAREMERRAALAGLDLRRAIGLVLTHEHGDHTTGAARLCQKLRIPILTAPGTWDRLRPRMPTVPFVPLALLGATELGGFTITACATSHDAAEPVAVSVRTAHGHRVAVAYDLGRPTTAVRYLLREAHAIVLEANHDEVLLRTSSYPPVVQERIAGSGGHLSNRAAAELLADVAHAGLEAVVLAHLSERCNTADHARAEVLPALAGHATALHVARQDGPLDAIVISAPPRFL
- the groL gene encoding chaperonin GroEL (60 kDa chaperone family; promotes refolding of misfolded polypeptides especially under stressful conditions; forms two stacked rings of heptamers to form a barrel-shaped 14mer; ends can be capped by GroES; misfolded proteins enter the barrel where they are refolded when GroES binds) yields the protein MAAKELLFNSEARARLKKGVDALADAVKVTLGPKGRNVVIDKKFGSPTVTKDGVTVAKEIELADPIENMGAQMVKEVATKTSDLAGDGTTTATVLAQAIYREGLKNVTAGANPMELKRGIDRAVEAIIDELKRISTPSAGKKEIAQVGTISANNDHEIGKLIADAMEKVGKDGVITVEEAKGLETTLETVDGMQFDRGYLSPYFVTDPEKMEAVLEDGYILIHDKKISAMKELLPVLEKIAQTGKPLLIIAEDVEGEALATLVVNKLRGTLKVCAVKAPGFGDRRKEMLVDIAKLTGGKVISEEVGFKLENAVLADLGRAKRIVVDKDNTTVVDGKGKDDDIQGRIAEIKVAIDKSTSDYDREKLQERLAKLSGGVAVIHVGAATETEMKEKKARVEDALHATRAAVEEGIVPGGGVALLRAQSVLEKVKGTEDEKIGVDIVRRALEEPIRMIAQNAGAEGSIIVAKVRESKDKTFGYNAATDTYEDLVKAGVIDPTKVTRTALQNAASIAGLLLTTECVVVERKEEKPAPAAPGGGGMGGMY
- a CDS encoding co-chaperone GroES, which gives rise to MATTKAKPKLKIQPLEDRVVIWPDDEGESMRGGLYIPDTAKEKPTQGEVVAVGPGRVEKGDRVPMDVKVGDKVLYGKYSGTNITVDGEEVVIVKASDILAKIG